The following nucleotide sequence is from Austwickia chelonae.
GCCCCCTTCGCGGCAGTTCGAGAAGCGACATGCCCGACCGGGTGGTGGAGGTGGCGGGAATCGAACCCGCGTCCGTTGATACCGAACCAGGACTTCTCCGGGTGCAGTACGTAACAGGATTTTCTCGGCCCCGACGCTCGTACGCACACGTCCGTCGACAGGCCCAGTCGAGTAAAAGTCCCGCGTCACCCCCCGACAAGATGACGCAGCGAGCTACCTAGCTGACGCCAGGAACTGAGTCGGCAGCGAACTCAGGCTGACGGACTTCGAGGCTCGCTCAGGCGGCGAGGGCGAAGTCGGTGCGCTTGGAATCGGCACCTATTGGTTTGCTGGGAGCGTTAACGAGATAACCCAACATCCTCGACCCGCTTCCCCTGGAATGATCGTCAACGTCGAAACCGATCACCCCCCTGAAGCGGGCATGTCACTCTGTTCAGTTCTCAACTGGCAAGGTCCACAGCCAACAAGCTGGGGACACACCATGCTATCGCACCGCGGCGCAGCATCGCCACGAGTTTTCGCCCCCGACGGTGCTGCGACACCGATCACGCTGCGGGTTCTCCACCCAGCCGGAACCGTCGCCCGCTGATCTCGTCCCCAGAGATCTCCAGATAGTGATACTTCTCGGTGGCCACCCAGGGACGGAGCGGCAAGCTTTCGAAGAACTCACGTTCCTCGGGGGACTCCAGTTCCCGCACTGTGCCGTAGAGGATGACACTGACCGCCTCCTGCGGACGGATCTGGTCGAACTCGAAGGCGATCTTGTGATTGATCGTGACGCCCAGGAGTTTCGACCCCGCCGATGTACACACGTAGAGCTTGCGGCCCTGGGCGTGATAGTTCACCGGACAGATATCGGGGTCGTTCGCCACCGCGAAGGCCAGCCGACCGTATTCGTGCGCCTCGAGCAATTCCCAACAACGGTCCTCATCGAGGATCTCCAAGGTCTGTTCGCTCATGAGCGGTTCTCCTCTTCCCTCGCTCCACCATCGACCCCGAATCATCACGGGCCCACTGCTGATGGCAGCGTACGCCGGTGCCGACCAGAAGGGAGTGGATAGCCCCCACTGATCGGATCCGGTCCCATCAGGGTCGTCGGTTACCGAGCCTGCCGCAGAGACATGGCACGCTCGGCCTCACGGCGGTCCTGCCGCTCCCGCAGCGCGTGCCTCTTGTCGTACTCGCGTTTCCCCTTGGCCAACGCGATCTCGGCTTTTGCCCGTCCGTCCTTGAAGTACAACGAGAGAGGAACCAGGGTGTAACCGGTCTCCCGGCTCTTCGCCGTGAGTTTGTCGATCTCGATGCGATGCATCAGGAGCTTGCGTTTGCGCCGAGCCGCATGGTTCGTCCAGGTGCCCTGGCTGTACTCAGGGATGTGGACCCCTTCCAGCCAGATCTCGCCATCAGAGATAGAGGCGAAACCATCGACCAAGGAAGCTCTCCCCATGCGGAGCGATTTGACCTCAGTGCCCTGCAGAACGATGCCTGCCTCCACCGTGGACTCGATGTGGTAGTCATGGCGCGCTTTACGGTTACGCGCAATCACGTGGGTGCCTTTTTCCTTGGCCACCGGTTCTCCTCGTTCTTCGCTGAGCGGCCGAGGGGACCGGTCGCGTCACCCCCGCTGCGAAGGAACAGCCTAGTCGCACCGCTCCTTGGACTGCGACGGATTATCAGAGCAGGCCCGGCGCGGCCCGGGTAGGCAACTCACCCCGTTCAGAACCAACCGCGCGGGTTCACCGGGGCCCCGTTCACCCGAACTTCCCAGTGCATGTGGCAGCCGGTGGACAAGCCGGTGGTCCCGACGTAACCGATGAGGTCGCCCCGGTTGACGCTCCCGCTCTTGCGAACGTAGCCCGACATGTGGTTGTAAGTGGTGACCAGTCCGCCACCGTGGTCGACCCAGATGGCGTTCCCGTATCCGCCCATCACCCCGGCGCGGATCACGTTGCCACTCTCCGATGCGTGGACCGGTGCACCGCAAGGAGCGCCGATGTCCATACCGGTGTGCAGCTCGGAGGTTCCCAGGACCGGGTTGACCCGAGGACCGAACTCCGAGGTGACCGGCCCGGCCACCGGAACCTGCAATCGACCCGAACCTCGAGGCGGCGACACCGGCGCCGAGCCTCCGCCGCCTCCCCCGCTGCTGCGAGCGGCCAACTCGGCCTGGATGCGGCTGCTCTCGGCCTGCAGCTGGGCGACCCGCTCCTCCTCCTCGCCACGCTGGGCCGCGACCGCAGCGGCGGCAGCCTGTTGCTTGGATTCCAGCGCGGCCAGCTGTACTCGAGTCTGTTCTGCCGCCCGGTGCGCTTCTGCTGCCTGAGCGACCGCAGCCTCAGCTTGGAGCTGCAAGGAAGCGATCCGGCGACGGGTCTCGGCCAATTTGGCCTGCTCGGCGTCGGCGATGGCCTTCTGTTTGGCCAGCTCGTCAAGGAGCGCGTTCTGGCTGTCGTTGACCTTCTCAGCGACGTACATATTGTCTGCGAGCTCCTGGGCCTTACCCGTGTTGAGCACCGCTGCGATCCGCTCCAGCCCGGTCCCTTCATAGGCCTGGCGAGCGATGTTGTTACGGATGTCGGTATTACGGGACTGTTCTGCTTGGATCGCCGCAATTCGAGCAAGCCCGTCGGCTTCTTCCTGCTTGGCGGTCACCAGATCGGCATCGATCTGGGCCTTCCTGGTGACGGCTGCGGCTTCTTGGGCCTGGGCAGCAGCCAGTTCCCCTTGCGCTGCAGCGAGCCCAGCTTGGGTCTCCTGCAATGCCAGGACGGCCTGTTGCGACCGGGCGGAGAGGTTCGCCAACTTCGAACGGGATGCTTCGAGCTGGTTCTGCACCTGGCCGGCGTCATCGGCATGTGCGCCTGGAACCGTGATCCCGATCGTCAGGCCGAGAACAGCCACGCAGGCCAGGCGAGAAACACGAGAAGGAGAGGGAGACATTCTGCTGGCCCGAGTAGTACGACTGTTCACCAGACAACCACCTTCGTAGGGTTTAATTTCGGGCATCCAGAATGGATATTATCGACATCTCAGAAAATGTCGCACAAGCAGATGAAGAGCTTTTATTTATTCGGACGTCCGACTTGTTCGACTCTTTCAAGTCTCGTTACACCATACGAAAATAAAAGCGTTCATCAACGCAAGCGCAGCCAGCGTTTCATGTCGGCCGAATCCGACCTTTGTTGAGCAGGCAACCTGTGAGGATACTCACGCACGACCCCCAAAAAAATCGGCCTGCCATGCGCAGACATATGCACATGGCAGGCCGAATTTCCGGCACAGGAATCAGACTCGCACGTACCGGATCAAAGCCAGCCAGGAGACCACGAAGCCCACAGCCACACCGAGAACCAGCATCCAGGGCGCGACCACCCACGCATCCCCCACGTCGACCCACCGGAAGTCCTGGAACCGCGTGGCGAGCTGGACGACCCCGAAGCGCACCACGGCCCACAGGCTGACGACCGCCAGAGCGACACCGGCCAGGACAGCCGAGACCGTCTCCAACATGAAGGGCAGCTGGATGGCAGCCTTACTCGCCCCGACGACCCGCTTGATCGCCACCTCACGTCGCCGACTCCAGGCCACTTGCCGGATGGTGGTCGCCGTCAGCAGGACTGTGCAGACCATCATCAGACCTGAGAGCGCCCAGGCCCCGTACCGGAGCATGTCCATCACCCGGAACAACGGCTGGAGTATGGCCCGGATGTCTTTCACCGATGCCACGCCCGGCGCACCATTGAAGGCCTCGTAGACCTTGTCGTAATAGCTGGGATCGGAGAGCTTCACGCGAAAAGCCGGGGGAATAGCCTCTTTGGGAGTGTCCGCGAAAGCGGGATTGGTGAACTGCTCCTTAAAGCGCAGGTAAGCCTCGTCCTGGCTCTCGAAGGTCACTTCCTTGACCACCGGTTTCATCGCCGCCAGATCGGCACCTATACGGTTCGCCTCCTCCTGAGTCACGGCCTCCCGCTTGCAATTCTGCTCACTGGAGTTCTTCGTGCACAAGAAGATCGAGACCTCGACTTTGTCGTACCAATATCCTTTGGCGGTCTCCACCTGACGTTGAGCGAGCAGACCCACCCCGAAGAACAGTAGAGAAACCGCCGTCACGATCATGATCGAAATGGCCATCGAAGCACTACGACGGATCCCCGTCCATGCCTCACCCAACAGGAACATCGGCCTCATGTTCGCCCCTCCGCACAGTTCGGTCGACCTGCCGTCGCCACATCCGTCATCGCTTCGCGCCACCGGCTGTCCACCGTCACCGGGAACCGCCCCCGTAAACCCCTCGGTCCTGGTCTCGGACAAGCGCTCCACGATCGAGCTCCAACACCCGTTTGCGCAGCTGGTTGACGATCTCGTCGTCATGGGTGGCCATCACGACCGTCGTACCGGAACGATTGATCTCGTCAAGCAGCGAAACAATGTCCAGACTCGTCGTCGGATCCAAGTTCCCGGTGGGCTCGTCCGCCAACACCAAGGTCGGTTTCTTCACCACGGCACGGGCGATCGCGACACGTTGCTGCTCCCCGCCGGACAGTTCGTGCGGGAGCCGCTTGTGCATCGCCGACAACCCCACCAGCTCCAGCGCTTCAGGGACCCGACGCCTCACGTCCTCCCGACGCACACCCAGAACGTGCATGACATAGGCAACGTTCTGGTAGACGGTCTTGTCGGGAAGCAGTCGGAAGTCCTGGAACACCATGCCGATATCACGACGCAGCGACGGGACATGTCGCCTACGCAGGGTATGCAGATCACGTCCGGTGACCCGGATGGTGCCCGACGAGGGTTTCTCCTCACAGAGGATCAACCGCATGAGAGTGGACTTCCCCGACCCTGAGGCACCGACCAGGAAGACGAACTCCCCTTTCTCGATCCTCAAGGTCACATCCATGAGTGCAGGGCTCTGTTGGCGTCCATAGACCTTGGAGACGCCGGCGAAGTCGATCATGTGCTGAGGTGTCCTTGTTCGAATCATTCGGAGCAGGTAGGGGTTCCGGCGATCCGAGTCGGTCGCCCAGTGCGCCCGGCCAGACTACGGCGAGAAGACGCCGCGACAGGGGATCCACGGACAGGCGGCGTTGCGCACCCGCCACCACCACAGATGCTCGCGCCATGAACGGTGAACGCCCCACAGCTTCCCGAAGATCCGGAACGGTTCCTACCAGCGGACAGCTCCTCTCCGACATCACCCTGATTCTCGACATGCGAGACAAAATATGTCTCATCGTGAAAATGAGACGCCTCCGACGATGACCAAGGTCCCCAAAACATGGCGAGTCATCGAAAGCTCGTGACCTGAATGGAAGGATGACCCCATGACGCGACAGATCGGTGTGACAGAGCTCGCCCTCCGGGACGCGCACCAGAGCCTGATGGCGACTCGCATGGCCATGGAAGACATGGTCGATGCCTGCGCCGACATCGACCAGGCCGGGTACTGGAGTGTGGAATGTTGGGGCGGGGCAACCTTCGACGCCTGCATCCGCTTCCTCAACGAAGACCCGTGGGAACGCTTGAGGACCTTCCGCAAACTCATGCCCAACAGCAAGCTGCAGATGCTGCTCCGCGGGCAGAACCTCCTGGGATATCGCCACTACGGTGACGATGTCGTCGACCACTTCGTGGAGAAGGCCGCCGAAAACGGCATGGACGTCTTCCGGGTCTTCGACGCCCTCAACGACCCCCGCAACCTCGAACGAGCGATGGCTGCGGTCAAGAAAACCGGCAAGCACGCCCAAGGCACCATCTGCTACACCACCAGCCCGCTGCACAACGTCGAGGGATACGTTCAGCTCGCCCGCGAACTGCGCGACATGGGCGCCGACTCCCTGGCGCTGAAGGACATGGCCGCGCTGCTCAAGCCGCAGCCCGCCTACGACATCGTCAAGGCCATCAAGGCCGAGATGCCGGACATGCAGATCAACATCCACTGCCATGCCACCACCGGCGTCACCCTCGTCTCCCTGATGAAGGGTATCGAGGCCGGTGCGGATGTGGTCGACGCAGCGATCAGCTCCCTCTCCCTGGGCCCGGGGCACAACCCGACCGAATCCGTCCAGGAGATGCTCGAAGGCACCGGCTACATCGCGGACCTCGACAAGGAACTGCTGCGCCGGATCAAGGATCACTTCGCAGAGGTCAAGCCGAAGTACCAGCACTTCATGTCGTCCTTCAACGTCGAGACCGACATCTTCGACAGCCAGATCCCCGGCGGCATGATCTCCAACATGGAGTCCCAGCTGAAGCAGCAGGGCGCAGGTGACAAACTCCGCGAAGTCCTCGAAGAGGTCCCGCGAGTCCGCGAAGCAGCCGGATTCCCTCCTCTGGTCACCCCATCCAGCCAGATCGTCGGCACCCAGGCCGTCTTCAACGTCCTCATGGGTGAGTACAAGGTACTCACCGCCGAATTCGCCGACCTGATGCTCGGCTACTACGGCCACACCCTGGGTGATTACGACCCCGCGGTCGTCGAGAAGGCCAAGGCCCAGACCGGCAAGGAGCCGATCGAGGTCCGCCCCGCCGACCTGATTCCCGCCGAGTGGGACGCCCTGAAGGAAGAGGCAGCCGGCGTCGAAGGATTCGACGGCACCGACGAAGACGTCCTGACCTACGCCATGTTCCCCAAGGTGGCGCCCGGGTTCTTCAAGACCCGCCCCGAAGGACCCAAGTCGGTCGCCAAGGACCCCGCCGAGATCGAGGCCGAGAAGCTGGCAGCGGCCGGTGACGGCAAGACCGGCCCCGTCCGCGGGCCCATCAAGTACGAGATCACCGTCGACGGCCGCAAGCACTCCGTCGGCGTCAAGCCCGCCTGAGCACCCTCGATCCATCAACGGAGGAACACCGACCATGGCTACTCCCAAGACCATGCAGGACCGCATCGAGGAGCTGCGCCAGCGGCGTGCTGAAGTCGAAGCTGGCGGTGGCGAGAAACGCCACGCCAAGCAGCACGAAGCCGGAAAGATGACGGCTCGCGAGCGTATCAACGACCTGCTCGACCCCGGCAGCTTCGAAGAGATCGGTCTCTTCGCACAACACCGCACCACCCTCTTCGGCATGGACAAGGCCGTCATGCCCGCCGATGGTGTCGTCACCGGCACCGGCAGCGTCCTCGGCCGCCCCGTCCACTTCGCCAGCCAGGACTTCTCCGTGGCCGGTGGATCCGCCGGGGAGATGCACTCCACGAAGGTCGCCAACTCCCTGCACTCCGCATTGGAGAATGGCACCCCCTTCATCTTCATCAACGACTCCGGCGGCGCCCGCGTCCAGGAGGGTATCGACTCTCTCTCGGGCTACGGCAAGGTGTTCTTCCAGAACGTCGCGCTCTCCGGCGTGGTCCCCCAGATCTCGATCATCGCCGGACCGTGCGCCGGTGGCGCGGTCTACTCCCCCGCCTTGACCGACTTCATCATCCAGACACAGGCCTCCCGGATGTTCATCACCGGGCCCGATGTCATCAAGCAGGTCACCGGCGAGCAGGTCAGCGCCGAAGACCTCGGCGGGCCGGCCGCGCACATGGCCCGCTCCGGGGTGACCCACTTCGTCGCCGACAACGACGAGCAGGCCATGCTGATCGCGAAGAAACTGCTCAGCTTCCTGCCCAGCAACAACACCGAAGAACCGCCCTTCGTCGAGGGCTACGACACCGTCGAGCCCGACGAGTCGTTGAACACGATCATCCCTGAAGACCCCAAGAAGGCGTACGACGTCCGTGAGGTCATCACCAAGCTCGTCGACGCCGGAGACTTCCTGGAGGTCCAGGCCGGCTACGCGATGAACATCGTGATCGGATTCGGCCGGATCACCGGTCGCACTGTCGGCTTCATCGCCAACCAGTGCAACCAGATGTCCGGTGTCCTCGACATCAACTCCTCGGACAAGGCCGCCCGGTTCATCCGCTTCTGCAATGCCTTCAACATTCCCGTGGTGAACCTGGTCGACGTGCCCGGCTTCCTCCCCGGAACCCAGCAGGAGTACGGCGGCATCATCCGCCATGGCGCGAAGATGCTCTTCGCCTACTCCTCGGCCACCGTGCCGAAGATCACCGTCGTGCTCCGCAAGGCGTACGGTGGCGCCTACCTGGCCATGTGTTCCAAGGACCTGGGCGCCGACCGTGTCTTCGCCTGGCCCACCGCCGAGATCGCCGTCATGGGTGCCGAGGGTGCTGCAGGCGTCGTCTTCCGTCGGGAGATCGCCGCTGCGGAAGACCCGGAAGCCAAACGCGCCGAGTTGGTCTCGCTCTACCGTGAAGCGTTCAGCACCCCGTACGTTTCTGCGGCACGCGGGCTCGTCGATGACATCATCGAGCCGGCCGAGACGCGGATGTACCTCGCTCGTGCGCTGGAAGCGCTGCAGAACAAGCGCGATCAGCGTCCGCCGAAGAAGCACGGACTCATCCCGCTCTGATCGAGCCTTACCAACCCAGGAAGGAAACGTCATGAGCGAAGTCACCGGCGAGCAGATCGCCGAGTTGATCGAGGCCGTCAAGGGATTGACCGCCCGCGTCGAAGCTCTGGAAGACAGGTTCGAACAATTCCACCCCACCGGTGAGCTGCCTGAGGAGGTCGTCCTCGCCATCAGTGCCGCTTGTGCGGCCTACCTCGGCCACCGTGCGAAGGTGAAGCAGGTCCGCCTGCGCCGCCACACCACGTGGGCCAAGCAGGGACGCTCCGATGTCCAGCACTCACACGTCATTACGCACACCCCCCGGATGAGCCGGTAGGAGAGGCAGATCATGAAACTCAAGGTGACCGTCAACGGCATCGAGTACGACGTCGACGTCGAGGTCGAAGAGGATCCGCTGCCCACTCTCGGGTCGATCATGGTGGGGAGCACCTCCGCCTACGGTGTCACGCCCACCGCGGCGAAGACGCCGGCGTCCAGCACGAACGGGTTGACCGCACCCATCTCCGGAACGGTCGTGAAGATCCTGGTGGACGAGGGCGCCGAGGTGAAGGGCGGCGAGACCCTGATGGTCCTCGAAGCCATGAAGATGGAGACCGAGATCACTGCGCCGAGCGATGGGACCGTCGCGGCCATCGATGTGGCTGTCGGTGAAGCGGTCCAGGGCGGCCAGGTCCTGATCGAATGGGCGTGATCGTCCTGAGCTGATCCAGCTCAACAGACAGCGGTGGAGGGGGTGTCCCGACCGGGACACCCCCTCCACCGCTGTCTACGGTTTTTCAGCCCGATCTCACAGCGCGACGGCGCGACGCGCTGCACGGTCGCGGCGGTAGGCCCGATAAGCGATGGCTGTTCCAGCTGCCAGCACCAGCGTGGTGATCAAGCTGCCTTCAGCACCGAAAGCACCCCCGGTCAGCAAGTCACTGGCTCCTTCAGTCGGGCGGAATTGCAGAAAAGCGGTCTGGATCTCTTGCCCGGAGACCTTCGACCCCCAGAAGTTACCCAGTGACCAGTTCCAGAAGCCGTGGAAGGCGCAGACCCCCCACAAGCTGTTCTCCGCCAGCGCCCAGAATCCCAGGAAGACCCCGACCAGGATCAGGTTGACCAACGGGATCAATCCGACGCCGGGGTTGGCACCGTGCATCAAGGAGAAGTAGATGGTCTGGACGGTCATCGCGATCGGGACACCCCATTTGAGGGCGACGCCCTGCAGGACCAGGCCACGTCCGAAAATCTCTTCGGTGCTTCCCTGGATCAGGAAGCCGATGAGGAGGAGACCAGTCGGGAGCAATGCCGAGAAATTCGCCGAGCCGAAGGTCGCCTGCCCCACGAGCGCTGTGGAAAGGACCACAACGGAAGTCATCGCGATCCCGATGAGCATGCCTCGCCCGATCCGGTAGCCCACCTGATCGTTCCAGAACCCCAGGTTGATGAACGAGCGCCGCTCACGATATTTCATCCACAGGAAGAGTGCTGCGGCTCCGAAGGCAAAGGTGTAAGTACCTGCGAACTGTGCCGCGAAGTTCTGCGATCCACCGGAGTCGCCCTTGCCGACCCCGGTCATCACGCTGATGACTCCTCCGAAGAGCCCGATTGCGGCCATCAGGAGAACAACGCCGAGCACGACCGAGAGAACAGGCCCGGTGGGGCGTTCGGCCGTGCTCATCTGCTCCTCGAGCAGAGGGGATTGGGGACGTCGTCGAGACATGAGGGATCTCCGATAGTTCGATGAGGCGCTCTTCCGCGCCGGTCCACAGAAGAACAACGCACAACAACGCCGCTAGTTCCTATATGACCTGATGATACGCTGTGACTTTGCCGAAGATCAGCTGGTGCCAGGCCCTCACCACTCGGCGAACTCTC
It contains:
- a CDS encoding pyridoxamine 5'-phosphate oxidase family protein, producing MSEQTLEILDEDRCWELLEAHEYGRLAFAVANDPDICPVNYHAQGRKLYVCTSAGSKLLGVTINHKIAFEFDQIRPQEAVSVILYGTVRELESPEEREFFESLPLRPWVATEKYHYLEISGDEISGRRFRLGGEPAA
- the smpB gene encoding SsrA-binding protein SmpB produces the protein MAKEKGTHVIARNRKARHDYHIESTVEAGIVLQGTEVKSLRMGRASLVDGFASISDGEIWLEGVHIPEYSQGTWTNHAARRKRKLLMHRIEIDKLTAKSRETGYTLVPLSLYFKDGRAKAEIALAKGKREYDKRHALRERQDRREAERAMSLRQAR
- a CDS encoding M23 family metallopeptidase encodes the protein MNSRTTRASRMSPSPSRVSRLACVAVLGLTIGITVPGAHADDAGQVQNQLEASRSKLANLSARSQQAVLALQETQAGLAAAQGELAAAQAQEAAAVTRKAQIDADLVTAKQEEADGLARIAAIQAEQSRNTDIRNNIARQAYEGTGLERIAAVLNTGKAQELADNMYVAEKVNDSQNALLDELAKQKAIADAEQAKLAETRRRIASLQLQAEAAVAQAAEAHRAAEQTRVQLAALESKQQAAAAAVAAQRGEEEERVAQLQAESSRIQAELAARSSGGGGGGSAPVSPPRGSGRLQVPVAGPVTSEFGPRVNPVLGTSELHTGMDIGAPCGAPVHASESGNVIRAGVMGGYGNAIWVDHGGGLVTTYNHMSGYVRKSGSVNRGDLIGYVGTTGLSTGCHMHWEVRVNGAPVNPRGWF
- the ftsX gene encoding permease-like cell division protein FtsX, encoding MRPMFLLGEAWTGIRRSASMAISIMIVTAVSLLFFGVGLLAQRQVETAKGYWYDKVEVSIFLCTKNSSEQNCKREAVTQEEANRIGADLAAMKPVVKEVTFESQDEAYLRFKEQFTNPAFADTPKEAIPPAFRVKLSDPSYYDKVYEAFNGAPGVASVKDIRAILQPLFRVMDMLRYGAWALSGLMMVCTVLLTATTIRQVAWSRRREVAIKRVVGASKAAIQLPFMLETVSAVLAGVALAVVSLWAVVRFGVVQLATRFQDFRWVDVGDAWVVAPWMLVLGVAVGFVVSWLALIRYVRV
- the ftsE gene encoding cell division ATP-binding protein FtsE is translated as MIDFAGVSKVYGRQQSPALMDVTLRIEKGEFVFLVGASGSGKSTLMRLILCEEKPSSGTIRVTGRDLHTLRRRHVPSLRRDIGMVFQDFRLLPDKTVYQNVAYVMHVLGVRREDVRRRVPEALELVGLSAMHKRLPHELSGGEQQRVAIARAVVKKPTLVLADEPTGNLDPTTSLDIVSLLDEINRSGTTVVMATHDDEIVNQLRKRVLELDRGALVRDQDRGVYGGGSR
- a CDS encoding methylmalonyl-CoA carboxytransferase subunit 5S, with the protein product MTRQIGVTELALRDAHQSLMATRMAMEDMVDACADIDQAGYWSVECWGGATFDACIRFLNEDPWERLRTFRKLMPNSKLQMLLRGQNLLGYRHYGDDVVDHFVEKAAENGMDVFRVFDALNDPRNLERAMAAVKKTGKHAQGTICYTTSPLHNVEGYVQLARELRDMGADSLALKDMAALLKPQPAYDIVKAIKAEMPDMQINIHCHATTGVTLVSLMKGIEAGADVVDAAISSLSLGPGHNPTESVQEMLEGTGYIADLDKELLRRIKDHFAEVKPKYQHFMSSFNVETDIFDSQIPGGMISNMESQLKQQGAGDKLREVLEEVPRVREAAGFPPLVTPSSQIVGTQAVFNVLMGEYKVLTAEFADLMLGYYGHTLGDYDPAVVEKAKAQTGKEPIEVRPADLIPAEWDALKEEAAGVEGFDGTDEDVLTYAMFPKVAPGFFKTRPEGPKSVAKDPAEIEAEKLAAAGDGKTGPVRGPIKYEITVDGRKHSVGVKPA
- a CDS encoding acyl-CoA carboxylase subunit beta codes for the protein MATPKTMQDRIEELRQRRAEVEAGGGEKRHAKQHEAGKMTARERINDLLDPGSFEEIGLFAQHRTTLFGMDKAVMPADGVVTGTGSVLGRPVHFASQDFSVAGGSAGEMHSTKVANSLHSALENGTPFIFINDSGGARVQEGIDSLSGYGKVFFQNVALSGVVPQISIIAGPCAGGAVYSPALTDFIIQTQASRMFITGPDVIKQVTGEQVSAEDLGGPAAHMARSGVTHFVADNDEQAMLIAKKLLSFLPSNNTEEPPFVEGYDTVEPDESLNTIIPEDPKKAYDVREVITKLVDAGDFLEVQAGYAMNIVIGFGRITGRTVGFIANQCNQMSGVLDINSSDKAARFIRFCNAFNIPVVNLVDVPGFLPGTQQEYGGIIRHGAKMLFAYSSATVPKITVVLRKAYGGAYLAMCSKDLGADRVFAWPTAEIAVMGAEGAAGVVFRREIAAAEDPEAKRAELVSLYREAFSTPYVSAARGLVDDIIEPAETRMYLARALEALQNKRDQRPPKKHGLIPL
- a CDS encoding biotin/lipoyl-containing protein, producing the protein MKLKVTVNGIEYDVDVEVEEDPLPTLGSIMVGSTSAYGVTPTAAKTPASSTNGLTAPISGTVVKILVDEGAEVKGGETLMVLEAMKMETEITAPSDGTVAAIDVAVGEAVQGGQVLIEWA
- a CDS encoding CPBP family intramembrane glutamic endopeptidase translates to MSTAERPTGPVLSVVLGVVLLMAAIGLFGGVISVMTGVGKGDSGGSQNFAAQFAGTYTFAFGAAALFLWMKYRERRSFINLGFWNDQVGYRIGRGMLIGIAMTSVVVLSTALVGQATFGSANFSALLPTGLLLIGFLIQGSTEEIFGRGLVLQGVALKWGVPIAMTVQTIYFSLMHGANPGVGLIPLVNLILVGVFLGFWALAENSLWGVCAFHGFWNWSLGNFWGSKVSGQEIQTAFLQFRPTEGASDLLTGGAFGAEGSLITTLVLAAGTAIAYRAYRRDRAARRAVAL